The following proteins are encoded in a genomic region of Caldicoprobacter guelmensis:
- a CDS encoding peptidoglycan-binding domain-containing protein, with product MKKVFTTLILMLFVCLMLSAPVRGEGTPVNGDVSGGISGPTDSEVLKVKSTGQKVVDLQMRLRDLGYFNYKVTGYYGTATADAVRLFQEQNGLKVDGTVGPETKKVLYSPNAKRYTVYPSQASSYLPASRGGRTSLGVLVDWFSKGQYLFPRGAVAKVIDLYTGRSFYMKRTGGTNHADSEPVTAKDAWTIREIWGGWSWDRRPVIVEIGGVRVAASMHAMPHAYDIIPNNGMEGHVCIHFYKSKTHIHNRQDPEHQDAVMRAAGR from the coding sequence ATGAAAAAGGTGTTCACCACGCTTATATTGATGTTATTTGTATGCTTGATGTTGAGCGCACCTGTCAGGGGGGAAGGGACACCTGTTAATGGGGATGTGAGTGGGGGCATATCTGGTCCTACAGATAGTGAGGTATTAAAAGTGAAGAGTACTGGACAAAAGGTAGTAGACCTTCAGATGAGGCTCAGGGACCTGGGGTATTTTAATTATAAAGTCACGGGATACTATGGGACAGCTACAGCCGATGCTGTGCGCCTGTTTCAAGAGCAAAACGGGCTTAAAGTGGATGGTACGGTGGGACCTGAAACCAAAAAGGTGCTGTACAGCCCTAATGCCAAGCGTTATACAGTCTATCCGTCTCAGGCGTCTTCTTATCTGCCGGCTTCCCGCGGTGGTAGGACATCCTTGGGAGTGCTGGTTGATTGGTTTTCAAAAGGTCAGTATCTCTTTCCCAGGGGTGCAGTGGCAAAGGTAATAGACCTGTATACTGGCAGGTCGTTTTACATGAAGCGCACCGGTGGGACCAACCACGCGGATTCAGAGCCGGTGACAGCGAAGGACGCCTGGACTATTAGGGAGATATGGGGTGGATGGAGCTGGGATCGCAGGCCGGTCATAGTGGAAATCGGGGGAGTGCGAGTAGCCGCTTCCATGCATGCAATGCCCCATGCCTATGATATTATCCCCAACAACGGCATGGAGGGGCATGTGTGTATCCATTTTTACAAGAGCAAAACTCATATACATAACAGACAAGACCCCGAACATCAGGATGCTGTGATGAGGGCCGCTGGCCGATGA
- a CDS encoding sulfite exporter TauE/SafE family protein: MLLFLIGLFFGIISGMGIGGGTVLIPALVFLAGLSQHAAQGINLVAFFPTAILAIFLHVKNGYIKYRMAIYLFLAGAIGAFLGAELAVITSSEILKRLFGIFLLVMGIYEFVRSGKK; this comes from the coding sequence ATGCTGCTTTTTTTGATAGGGTTGTTTTTTGGAATTATCAGTGGAATGGGTATTGGGGGCGGTACTGTCCTTATCCCAGCCCTAGTGTTTTTGGCTGGGCTGTCTCAGCACGCTGCTCAAGGGATCAACTTAGTGGCATTTTTCCCAACGGCAATTTTGGCGATTTTTCTTCATGTCAAAAATGGATACATCAAGTACAGAATGGCCATTTACCTCTTCCTAGCAGGGGCTATAGGCGCATTTCTGGGAGCTGAGCTTGCTGTTATCACCTCTTCTGAAATCTTAAAGAGGCTGTTCGGGATTTTCTTATTGGTAATGGGCATTTATGAATTTGTCCGAAGCGGGAAAAAATAA
- a CDS encoding sulfite exporter TauE/SafE family protein, translated as MKRWLKIGISGFVAGLCNGFFGSGGGAIVVPAMVHLLDMKEHDAHATALAVILPLTAISSFVYFKSGFFQWDVAWKVAIGGAVGGLVGAWILNRISPYWLRKTFGLFMIIAAIRMIA; from the coding sequence ATGAAACGTTGGCTTAAAATTGGAATATCAGGCTTTGTGGCCGGGTTGTGCAACGGCTTTTTTGGCTCGGGAGGCGGTGCTATTGTGGTGCCGGCCATGGTACACCTCTTGGACATGAAGGAGCACGACGCGCATGCTACTGCTTTGGCGGTTATACTTCCTTTGACGGCTATAAGTTCATTTGTGTATTTCAAAAGCGGATTTTTTCAGTGGGATGTGGCTTGGAAAGTGGCTATTGGCGGTGCAGTAGGGGGACTTGTAGGGGCTTGGATCTTAAACAGAATTTCACCTTATTGGTTACGCAAAACCTTTGGCCTTTTCATGATCATTGCTGCTATAAGGATGATAGCATAA